In Limosilactobacillus sp. WILCCON 0051, a single window of DNA contains:
- the tnpB gene encoding IS66 family insertion sequence element accessory protein TnpB (TnpB, as the term is used for proteins encoded by IS66 family insertion elements, is considered an accessory protein, since TnpC, encoded by a neighboring gene, is a DDE family transposase.): MLVNWSAPQHVYIVCGKTDLRKGIDGLAMVIAENYGLELDNDSLFLFCGNRNDRFKGLYWDGEGFILLYKRFENGGLRWPRHREDAVALTKSQIKALLEGISPLPQKRIRPAIKGPGY, from the coding sequence ATGCTGGTTAACTGGAGTGCCCCTCAGCACGTCTACATAGTTTGTGGCAAGACCGATCTGCGGAAGGGGATTGATGGTTTGGCCATGGTGATCGCAGAGAATTATGGCTTGGAATTAGATAATGATTCGTTATTCCTATTTTGTGGCAATCGTAATGACCGCTTCAAAGGCTTGTACTGGGACGGCGAAGGATTCATCCTGCTTTATAAACGCTTTGAAAATGGTGGACTGCGATGGCCGCGACATCGAGAAGACGCAGTGGCATTAACCAAGAGTCAGATTAAGGCATTGTTAGAAGGCATCTCGCCACTGCCTCAGAAACGAATCAGGCCGGCTATTAAGGGACCAGGGTATTAA
- the whiA gene encoding DNA-binding protein WhiA, with product MSYASEVKKELTGLQVHLDNAKAELMALIRMNGSLGIANRNMILNVQTESPAIARRIYSLLKQFYQVESEIVVRRKMKLKKNNQYVVRLRYHAQEILSDLGILEGFQIKEKVPMALLKDDLMIRSYLRGAFLAGGSVNNPETSRYHLEIYSLYEEHNEMIAQMINRYRLNARTTARRSGYIVYLKEAEKIAEFLQLIGATNGMLKFENIRIVRDMRNSVNRLVNCENANMDKVANASNRQIENIRLIDSMVGLDSLPEKLRAIAETRLAHQEVSLKELGVLVPGGPISKSGVNHRLRKLNAYADELRQAKSN from the coding sequence ATGTCATATGCCAGCGAGGTAAAAAAAGAGCTGACGGGGCTGCAGGTGCACTTGGATAATGCCAAGGCCGAACTGATGGCGCTGATTCGGATGAATGGATCTTTGGGAATTGCTAACCGCAACATGATTCTTAACGTCCAAACAGAAAGTCCCGCCATTGCCAGAAGAATCTATTCGCTTTTAAAGCAGTTTTATCAAGTCGAAAGTGAGATCGTCGTCCGGCGAAAAATGAAGCTGAAAAAGAACAATCAATACGTTGTAAGGCTTCGCTACCATGCGCAAGAGATTCTCAGTGATTTGGGAATTTTAGAAGGCTTTCAGATCAAAGAAAAGGTCCCAATGGCGCTGCTTAAGGATGATTTAATGATTCGTTCATACCTGCGCGGGGCTTTTTTAGCGGGTGGCTCGGTCAATAATCCGGAAACCTCGCGCTATCACCTGGAAATCTATTCATTATATGAAGAACATAATGAGATGATTGCCCAGATGATCAATCGCTACCGCCTAAATGCCAGAACCACGGCGCGTCGCAGCGGCTATATCGTCTACTTAAAGGAAGCGGAAAAAATTGCGGAGTTTCTTCAGCTGATCGGTGCCACTAACGGCATGCTCAAGTTTGAAAATATCCGAATCGTTCGTGATATGCGTAATTCCGTCAATCGCTTGGTTAACTGTGAAAATGCCAATATGGATAAGGTAGCCAATGCCTCTAATCGTCAGATCGAAAATATTCGTTTGATCGATTCAATGGTCGGTTTGGACAGCTTGCCAGAAAAACTGCGGGCAATTGCTGAAACCCGGCTTGCACATCAAGAGGTCAGCTTAAAAGAGCTGGGCGTTTTGGTGCCAGGCGGCCCGATCTCAAAATCAGGAGTCAATCATCGGCTGCGCAAGCTAAATGCTTATGCCGATGAGCTGCGGCAGGCAAAGAGCAATTAA
- the yvcK gene encoding uridine diphosphate-N-acetylglucosamine-binding protein YvcK has protein sequence MIHKPKIVMIGGGTGLPEILHGLRDKDVDVTAIVTVADDGGSSGILRNYVNVVPPGDIRNALVALSELSELELEIFQYRFNSTDQFLAGHAIGNLIISALAEMKGGDIFAAVQELSSLMKIRGHIYPVTDEPLTLNAEFTDGSTLSGESEITAAHKRIQRVWITPSNNNDHHQAAAVKQVIDAIMDADQIVLGPGSLFTSILPNLMIENVGKAVCETKAEVVYICNIMTQKGETDNFSDADHVRVLNSHLKQNFIDTVLVNIQPVPKDYIDFKEWNEISQPVKHDFQGLRDMGCRVISSNFLRLRDNGAFHDRDKVVAELLNRLHGVHY, from the coding sequence ATGATCCATAAACCTAAAATCGTAATGATTGGTGGTGGGACGGGACTTCCTGAGATTCTGCATGGTCTTAGAGATAAAGACGTTGATGTGACGGCAATCGTGACGGTAGCTGATGATGGCGGCTCCTCAGGAATCCTGCGCAATTACGTCAACGTGGTGCCACCTGGTGATATCCGTAATGCATTGGTTGCCTTATCGGAGCTTTCTGAACTGGAACTAGAGATTTTTCAGTATCGTTTTAACAGTACCGATCAGTTTTTAGCTGGCCATGCAATCGGCAACCTGATCATTTCGGCGTTGGCTGAGATGAAAGGCGGCGATATTTTTGCGGCGGTCCAGGAATTGTCATCACTGATGAAGATCAGAGGACATATCTATCCCGTTACCGATGAGCCATTAACCTTAAACGCTGAATTTACAGATGGCTCGACTCTAAGCGGCGAGTCAGAGATTACGGCCGCTCATAAACGGATTCAGCGTGTCTGGATTACACCGTCCAATAACAATGACCATCATCAAGCAGCGGCCGTTAAGCAGGTCATTGATGCCATTATGGATGCCGATCAGATCGTCTTGGGACCTGGGAGTCTGTTTACCAGTATCTTGCCTAACCTGATGATTGAAAACGTCGGCAAGGCTGTTTGTGAAACCAAAGCAGAAGTCGTCTACATCTGCAACATCATGACTCAAAAGGGTGAAACCGACAATTTCTCTGATGCCGATCATGTACGCGTGCTTAATTCGCATTTAAAACAGAACTTTATAGATACCGTTTTGGTAAATATCCAACCGGTACCTAAAGACTACATTGATTTCAAGGAATGGAATGAGATTTCCCAGCCGGTCAAGCATGATTTTCAAGGATTGCGGGATATGGGATGTCGGGTAATCTCCAGTAACTTCCTGCGCTTAAGGGATAACGGCGCCTTTCATGATCGCGACAAGGTGGTGGCTGAACTGCTGAATCGTCTGCATGGCGTACATTATTAA
- a CDS encoding IS66 family transposase, producing MAEKITLEEALRENKELKAKIAELTEMVNYLQKQLFGKKTEKLSAGQLDLFDDNEQETVPTNDSTVEKLTTTVTSHQRKCKSKESRKQLLDCLEQVEELHQLSEQELTCDQCGQMMTVIGKHEQYREVKLIPAHLCCKIVCTETARCEHCQDPETDNDVLVQAKTPQPLFPHSYLSSSVIAEVLFEKFGLAVPFTRQTQYWERLGLPITSKHMARGVIEAGERFGQKIYERLRQEIKAAPVVQLDETPFQVLDLDQSHGYFWSACSTAEFSPHQVSYFHYAPSRSGKVITEILGDDFSGGIMCDGFSGYSDNRLPEAYWGTCLVHINRQFKRLLDPKITRFQGQSIASDAVRILAKVFHIEKRLKYSSASEKAAQRRQHLKAMIDDFYQLIEEALTKSPLKPLRNAIKNALKLKKRVYQMFRHGELPLHNNHNEQLIRPTTLVRKNSLFAKSTAGAKANAIWYSIVQTAKLNHLDVFKYLETLLSAFTKRETPEIEAYLPWAREIQESCKA from the coding sequence ATGGCTGAGAAGATCACTTTAGAAGAAGCCTTGCGTGAAAACAAAGAACTAAAGGCTAAGATTGCGGAACTGACCGAGATGGTAAACTATCTGCAAAAGCAACTTTTTGGAAAAAAAACTGAAAAATTAAGTGCTGGCCAGTTGGATCTGTTTGATGACAACGAACAGGAAACCGTGCCAACGAATGATTCAACAGTAGAAAAGTTGACCACTACCGTTACCAGTCACCAGAGAAAATGCAAATCAAAGGAATCACGTAAACAATTGCTTGATTGCCTAGAACAAGTTGAAGAACTTCATCAGCTAAGCGAGCAAGAACTGACTTGTGATCAATGCGGTCAAATGATGACGGTTATCGGCAAACATGAACAATATCGTGAAGTTAAACTGATTCCTGCCCACTTGTGCTGCAAAATCGTATGTACTGAAACGGCTAGATGCGAACACTGTCAAGATCCGGAAACCGACAATGATGTACTCGTTCAGGCAAAGACGCCACAGCCCTTGTTTCCACACAGTTACCTTTCAAGCTCGGTAATCGCCGAAGTACTTTTTGAAAAGTTTGGTCTGGCAGTACCGTTTACCCGCCAGACGCAGTATTGGGAGCGCCTCGGACTTCCCATCACCAGCAAACATATGGCTCGTGGGGTAATTGAAGCTGGCGAAAGGTTTGGGCAAAAGATTTATGAACGTCTGCGTCAAGAAATCAAGGCAGCACCTGTGGTGCAGCTTGATGAGACGCCATTTCAAGTTCTGGATCTTGATCAATCACATGGCTACTTCTGGTCAGCCTGTTCTACGGCAGAATTCAGTCCACATCAAGTATCGTATTTCCACTATGCCCCTTCACGATCAGGAAAGGTTATTACAGAAATCTTAGGTGATGACTTTTCTGGCGGTATTATGTGTGATGGGTTTAGTGGATATTCTGATAATCGCTTACCAGAAGCGTATTGGGGGACCTGTCTGGTTCATATCAATCGCCAATTTAAGCGACTGCTTGATCCAAAGATTACCCGCTTTCAAGGGCAAAGTATTGCGAGTGACGCCGTGCGGATCCTTGCCAAAGTATTTCACATCGAAAAACGGTTGAAATATTCATCAGCAAGTGAGAAGGCAGCCCAAAGGCGTCAGCATTTAAAAGCGATGATTGATGATTTCTATCAGCTGATTGAAGAAGCCTTGACGAAATCGCCACTCAAACCGCTACGCAATGCAATCAAAAATGCCCTCAAATTGAAGAAGCGGGTTTACCAGATGTTCAGGCATGGAGAGCTGCCATTGCATAATAATCACAATGAGCAACTGATTCGTCCCACCACGCTGGTCAGAAAGAACAGTCTGTTTGCGAAGTCCACGGCTGGGGCCAAAGCCAATGCGATCTGGTATAGCATCGTGCAAACCGCAAAACTAAATCATTTGGATGTCTTTAAATATTTAGAGACCCTGCTTAGCGCCTTTACAAAACGCGAAACGCCAGAAATAGAGGCTTATTTGCCATGGGCTCGTGAAATTCAAGAAAGCTGCAAAGCCTAA
- the aroD gene encoding type I 3-dehydroquinate dehydratase — translation MKKVKLNNVVLGDGSPKIAVPIVAADQTAMIEQARTVLAAQPDVVEWRIDFLADVLDSAKLKTAALDLKQALGETPLLTTFRTAKEGGNLAIDEETYFQILRLVVENELTTAIDVELFHQKETVMRIVELAHVHDIKVIMSSHDFKQTPTACEIYYRLHKMADLGADVAKIAVMPQNPADVLTLLSATHQAHEKLDLPLITMAMGDLGKVTRIAGAVFGSALTFGTVGTASAPGQLSIADLRQALANLRL, via the coding sequence ATGAAAAAAGTAAAGCTGAATAACGTCGTCTTAGGCGATGGAAGCCCTAAAATCGCCGTTCCAATCGTAGCAGCCGATCAAACAGCGATGATTGAGCAGGCACGAACGGTTTTGGCCGCCCAGCCGGATGTCGTTGAGTGGCGGATTGATTTTTTGGCTGACGTTTTGGATTCGGCCAAACTCAAAACAGCTGCGCTTGACCTTAAACAAGCGCTGGGTGAGACACCGCTTTTGACTACGTTTCGCACGGCCAAAGAAGGCGGTAATCTAGCCATTGATGAGGAGACATATTTTCAGATTTTGCGTTTGGTGGTTGAAAATGAGCTGACGACGGCCATCGATGTTGAATTGTTTCATCAAAAAGAAACCGTTATGCGAATCGTTGAATTGGCCCATGTTCATGACATCAAGGTAATCATGAGCAGTCATGACTTTAAGCAGACGCCAACCGCCTGTGAAATCTACTATCGACTTCATAAAATGGCTGATCTGGGAGCTGATGTTGCCAAAATTGCCGTGATGCCTCAAAATCCGGCTGATGTTTTGACGCTGCTGTCGGCTACTCACCAGGCCCATGAAAAACTGGACCTGCCTTTGATTACCATGGCAATGGGAGATCTGGGCAAGGTAACGCGGATTGCTGGTGCGGTTTTTGGATCAGCATTGACGTTTGGCACGGTTGGTACGGCTTCAGCACCTGGTCAGCTGAGCATTGCTGATTTAAGGCAGGCCTTAGCAAATCTAAGACTTTAA
- a CDS encoding shikimate dehydrogenase: MDLNNIHTGKNISLNGHTILIGLMADPIRHSMSPTMHNNAFAKLGLNYAYLCFEIDNQKLPKAIDAIRTLDMRGSNISMPNKQKVIPYLDRLDESAELCQAVNTIVNDHGVLTGYTTDGIGFMQSLKDEGLDIAGQKMVLTGAGGAGTPIAMQAAIEGVKEIALFNIDDDKWANAVRNVKIINEKTGAHATLHHLEDQADFKKELASCDIYVDATGVGMKPLEDMTLVADPTWFHQDMIVYDTVYAPRETKLMQVAKQAGVDHVFNGLGMMLEQGAAAFKLWTGQDMPVEYIRNLLFKEED, encoded by the coding sequence ATGGATCTGAATAACATTCATACCGGAAAAAACATCTCACTGAATGGTCATACGATTTTGATTGGCTTGATGGCGGACCCGATTCGTCATTCGATGTCACCAACCATGCACAATAATGCTTTTGCCAAGCTGGGGCTTAATTATGCCTACCTCTGTTTTGAAATCGACAATCAAAAGCTGCCTAAAGCCATTGATGCCATCAGAACGCTGGATATGCGCGGCTCAAACATCTCAATGCCCAATAAACAAAAAGTAATCCCTTACCTTGATCGCTTGGATGAGTCAGCTGAACTCTGCCAAGCCGTTAATACCATTGTCAATGATCATGGTGTCTTGACAGGGTACACGACGGATGGAATCGGCTTTATGCAGTCGTTAAAGGATGAAGGACTGGATATTGCCGGTCAAAAGATGGTGCTGACTGGTGCTGGCGGGGCCGGAACACCGATTGCCATGCAGGCAGCTATTGAGGGAGTTAAAGAAATCGCCTTATTCAACATTGATGACGACAAATGGGCAAATGCCGTCCGCAATGTTAAGATCATCAACGAAAAAACGGGTGCGCATGCCACGCTGCATCATCTTGAAGACCAGGCCGACTTTAAAAAAGAACTGGCCAGCTGTGATATCTATGTGGATGCAACCGGCGTAGGGATGAAGCCGCTGGAAGACATGACTTTGGTTGCGGATCCAACATGGTTTCACCAAGACATGATCGTTTATGATACGGTCTATGCGCCGCGTGAAACCAAGTTAATGCAGGTTGCCAAGCAGGCTGGCGTCGATCACGTCTTTAATGGGCTGGGAATGATGCTGGAGCAGGGAGCAGCGGCCTTTAAGCTTTGGACTGGCCAGGATATGCCGGTTGAATACATTCGCAATCTGCTTTTTAAAGAGGAAGACTAG
- a CDS encoding IS66 family transposase, with translation MAQAQQPKNLEEALQVIQQLSEVIQQQNELINQLKVALQLQQHRQFAKKNESLNPDQLSLFEEKQVEATDSEEPSDAAVEKRESSRHPKPKKSNSRKENLDSLPQENCEYDLDDKTCPDCHQEMKQIGRRLASREAVYVPAHTVCRNVYAKTYKCQHCHPNGGDKLVTAKTPSPLFNHSYISSSILATIAANKFDLAVPFNRQERMWQAANLELDSKQMANAVIKGARRFLKPLSDVLVSQLRQEKVVHMDETPFQVLDSGKSKSFFWALRTPKEFAKHQIAYFHYAPTRSGKVISDVLTPDYTGAVMCDGYRGYGQEQLPKATFGSCLIHIRRPFIELVKGLTLKNNAQATQAVKLLSRVFHKENNLRYKTPAEKKAQRRKLVKPLLDAFYRFIEGIAYPMHKLKDAVKNALKLKDRVYQIFEIGELPLSNNSVEQSIRPSTIIRKNSLFAKSTAGAEANAIFYTIVQTAKLNNLDIFKYLKLIFEAYTRSQNLDLKAYLPWNPTVQQICGK, from the coding sequence ATGGCTCAAGCACAACAGCCCAAGAATCTTGAAGAAGCCTTGCAGGTCATTCAGCAATTGTCTGAAGTGATTCAGCAACAAAACGAGCTGATCAATCAGTTGAAGGTAGCCCTTCAGCTTCAACAGCATCGCCAATTCGCAAAAAAAAATGAGTCTTTAAACCCAGATCAGCTCTCTTTATTTGAAGAGAAGCAGGTTGAAGCAACTGATAGCGAAGAACCTTCAGATGCGGCGGTAGAAAAGCGAGAATCCAGTCGTCACCCTAAGCCAAAGAAAAGCAACAGCCGGAAAGAAAATCTGGATAGTCTGCCACAGGAGAACTGTGAATACGACCTGGATGATAAAACTTGTCCTGACTGTCATCAAGAAATGAAGCAGATTGGCCGCCGATTGGCAAGTCGCGAAGCGGTATACGTTCCAGCACATACCGTTTGTAGGAACGTTTATGCGAAGACATACAAGTGTCAGCATTGTCATCCCAACGGTGGCGATAAGCTGGTTACGGCCAAGACGCCGAGTCCGCTGTTTAATCACAGCTATATCTCAAGCAGCATCCTGGCAACGATTGCGGCTAACAAATTTGATTTGGCTGTGCCGTTTAATCGTCAGGAACGCATGTGGCAAGCAGCTAATCTTGAATTGGATTCCAAGCAAATGGCAAATGCGGTGATTAAAGGTGCCAGGCGGTTTTTAAAACCATTGAGCGACGTTCTTGTCAGCCAATTGCGACAAGAGAAAGTTGTTCATATGGATGAGACTCCTTTTCAAGTGCTCGACAGCGGGAAAAGCAAGTCCTTTTTCTGGGCTTTGCGAACACCGAAGGAGTTCGCAAAACATCAGATAGCCTACTTTCACTATGCGCCGACTCGTTCAGGAAAAGTCATCAGTGACGTACTGACTCCTGACTATACGGGAGCGGTTATGTGTGACGGCTATCGTGGCTACGGCCAAGAGCAGCTGCCCAAAGCAACGTTTGGCAGCTGTCTCATACATATTCGCCGACCATTTATTGAATTGGTCAAAGGCCTCACGTTAAAGAATAATGCCCAGGCAACGCAAGCCGTAAAGCTGCTTAGCCGAGTGTTTCATAAGGAAAATAACTTGAGGTATAAAACGCCGGCTGAGAAAAAAGCGCAGCGACGAAAACTGGTCAAGCCACTGTTGGATGCCTTCTATCGCTTTATTGAAGGGATTGCTTATCCGATGCATAAGCTGAAAGACGCAGTCAAAAACGCCTTGAAACTTAAGGATCGTGTATATCAGATCTTTGAGATTGGCGAGCTGCCGTTAAGCAATAACTCGGTTGAGCAGAGCATCCGACCGTCGACCATCATTCGCAAAAACAGCCTGTTTGCGAAATCTACAGCCGGTGCGGAAGCCAATGCGATCTTCTATACGATCGTTCAGACGGCCAAACTAAATAATCTGGATATCTTCAAATATCTGAAATTGATCTTTGAAGCCTACACGCGCTCTCAGAACCTGGATCTGAAGGCTTATTTGCCATGGAATCCAACCGTTCAGCAGATTTGCGGCAAATAA
- the tnpB gene encoding IS66 family insertion sequence element accessory protein TnpB (TnpB, as the term is used for proteins encoded by IS66 family insertion elements, is considered an accessory protein, since TnpC, encoded by a neighboring gene, is a DDE family transposase.), with protein MLVNWTQPKHVFIVCGKTDLRKGIDGLAAVVAENYDLDLFDDSLFLFCGTRNDRFKGLYWDGEGFILLYKRFENGGLRWPRHRNDAVQLSRRQIKLLLEGISPLPVKRVKPVSNGHLY; from the coding sequence ATGCTAGTTAATTGGACCCAGCCGAAGCATGTTTTTATCGTCTGCGGCAAAACCGATCTGCGCAAAGGTATTGATGGCTTAGCGGCAGTGGTCGCCGAAAACTATGATCTGGATCTGTTTGATGATTCCCTATTCCTTTTCTGCGGTACGCGGAATGATCGGTTTAAGGGACTCTATTGGGACGGTGAAGGATTCATCTTGCTTTATAAACGTTTTGAAAATGGTGGTCTGCGCTGGCCACGGCATCGCAATGATGCCGTCCAGTTAAGCCGCCGTCAAATCAAGCTGCTTTTGGAAGGTATCTCTCCGTTGCCTGTTAAGCGGGTCAAACCCGTATCAAATGGGCATTTATATTGA
- the gap gene encoding type I glyceraldehyde-3-phosphate dehydrogenase produces the protein MTVKIGINGFGRIGRLAFRRIHELGSKDIEVVAINDLTTPSMLAYLLKYDSTHGKFPGEVSSTDKGIVVDGKEYPVYAERDARNIPWVKNDGVDFVLECTGFYTSAEKSQAHLDAGAKRVLISAPAGNIPTVVPGVNLDTLKADDKIVSAGSCTTSCLAPMAYFLNKEFGVKVGTMTTIHAFTSTQAILDGPRGKKMRNNRTASTNTIPHSSGAAKAIGLVIPELNGKLSGHAQRVGVVDGSLTELVSILDKKVTVDDVNNAMKKATEGNEAFGYTEDPIVSSDIIGSTFGSVFDPSQTEIMEGEDGAQLVKTVAWYDNEYGFTCNMIRTLLHFATL, from the coding sequence ATGACTGTAAAAATTGGTATTAATGGCTTTGGCCGTATTGGTCGTTTGGCATTCCGTCGGATCCACGAACTGGGCTCCAAGGACATCGAAGTGGTAGCAATCAACGACTTGACTACTCCTTCAATGCTGGCTTACCTGCTGAAGTACGACTCTACTCACGGCAAGTTCCCTGGCGAAGTTTCTTCTACTGACAAGGGCATCGTTGTAGACGGTAAGGAATACCCTGTATACGCTGAACGCGATGCACGGAACATTCCTTGGGTTAAGAACGATGGTGTTGACTTCGTTCTGGAATGTACTGGTTTCTACACTTCTGCAGAAAAGTCACAAGCACACCTGGACGCTGGCGCAAAGCGTGTGCTGATTTCTGCACCTGCTGGTAACATCCCAACTGTTGTTCCAGGCGTTAACCTGGACACGCTGAAGGCTGACGACAAGATCGTTTCTGCTGGTTCTTGCACGACCAGCTGCCTGGCTCCAATGGCTTACTTCCTGAACAAGGAATTCGGCGTTAAGGTTGGTACCATGACTACGATCCACGCATTTACTTCTACGCAAGCCATCCTGGATGGTCCTCGTGGCAAGAAGATGCGTAACAACCGTACTGCAAGCACGAACACGATTCCTCACTCTTCTGGTGCTGCCAAGGCTATCGGCCTGGTTATTCCAGAACTGAACGGTAAGCTGTCCGGTCACGCACAACGTGTTGGTGTTGTTGATGGCTCCCTGACTGAACTTGTTTCCATTCTGGACAAGAAGGTTACGGTTGACGACGTAAACAACGCTATGAAGAAGGCAACTGAAGGCAACGAAGCCTTTGGTTACACTGAAGACCCAATCGTATCTTCCGACATTATCGGCTCTACTTTTGGTTCCGTCTTTGACCCATCCCAAACTGAAATCATGGAAGGCGAAGATGGCGCACAACTGGTTAAGACGGTTGCTTGGTACGACAACGAATACGGCTTCACTTGCAACATGATCCGTACGCTGCTTCACTTCGCTACCCTGTAA
- the rapZ gene encoding RNase adapter RapZ: MAKPLQVVIITGMSGAGKTVAVQSFEDLGYFVIDNMLPNLAEKFADVIQNAAEFDKMAMVMDSRSQEFYDQILPCIQRLKSRTDLQVEILFLDASDVELVSRYKETRRSHPLSRQGGVLEGIQKERTLLSDLKSQADVVIDTTELTPRNLRVRIDDYFGDGQTSSFFVEVMSFGFKYGLPLDADIVMDARFLPNPFYLPELKHLTGNDQPVQDYVMQSQLAKDFYSHLKALLKVALPGYIQEGKSSLTIAIGCTGGQHRSVTIANLLNQDLRKGGYTVNLHHRDVDKAK; the protein is encoded by the coding sequence GTGGCAAAACCACTGCAAGTCGTGATCATTACTGGGATGAGCGGTGCCGGTAAGACGGTTGCCGTTCAAAGCTTTGAGGATCTTGGCTACTTTGTAATTGATAACATGCTGCCGAATCTGGCGGAAAAATTTGCCGACGTGATCCAAAACGCTGCTGAATTTGACAAAATGGCGATGGTAATGGATTCGCGCTCACAGGAATTTTACGATCAGATTCTGCCCTGCATTCAGCGCTTAAAGAGTCGTACTGATCTGCAAGTTGAGATTTTATTTTTGGATGCCAGCGATGTTGAGCTGGTTTCGCGCTATAAAGAGACACGCCGCTCACATCCATTATCACGGCAAGGTGGCGTCTTAGAAGGAATCCAAAAAGAACGGACATTATTGAGTGATTTAAAGAGTCAGGCCGATGTTGTAATTGATACGACTGAACTGACGCCGCGTAATCTGCGTGTAAGAATTGATGATTACTTTGGCGATGGTCAGACCAGCAGCTTTTTTGTTGAAGTGATGTCATTTGGCTTTAAGTACGGCTTGCCATTGGATGCTGATATCGTTATGGATGCCCGCTTTCTGCCCAATCCGTTCTACTTGCCTGAGCTTAAGCATCTAACCGGCAATGATCAGCCAGTGCAGGATTACGTCATGCAGAGTCAGCTGGCTAAAGATTTCTACTCACATTTAAAAGCTTTGCTGAAGGTTGCTTTGCCAGGCTATATTCAAGAAGGAAAAAGCAGCTTGACGATTGCGATTGGCTGTACGGGTGGGCAGCATCGTTCAGTGACGATTGCCAACCTGTTAAATCAAGATCTGCGCAAAGGCGGCTATACGGTCAATCTGCATCATCGCGATGTTGATAAGGCAAAATAA
- the clpP gene encoding ATP-dependent Clp endopeptidase proteolytic subunit ClpP, translating to MNLVPTVIEQSSRGERAYDIYSRLLKDRIIMLSGPIEDDMANSIVAQLLFLDAQDSTKDIYLYINSPGGVVTSGMAIYDTMNFIKADVQTIVIGMAASMASVLVSSGAKGKRFGLPHSTVMIHQPSGGAQGQQTEIQIAAEEILKTRKMINGILAENSGQPIEQIERDTERDHYLTAQEAVDYGLLDGIMVSTL from the coding sequence ATGAACCTAGTTCCAACGGTCATTGAACAGTCATCGCGTGGCGAACGCGCCTATGACATCTACTCACGTCTGTTGAAGGATCGCATCATTATGCTGTCCGGTCCAATTGAAGACGACATGGCAAACTCAATCGTTGCGCAGCTGTTATTCTTGGACGCGCAAGATTCTACCAAAGATATTTACCTTTACATTAACTCACCTGGTGGCGTCGTAACCTCAGGGATGGCCATCTATGATACGATGAACTTCATCAAGGCTGATGTCCAGACGATCGTAATCGGCATGGCCGCATCAATGGCCAGCGTGCTGGTATCATCCGGTGCTAAAGGCAAGCGTTTCGGTTTGCCACATTCAACGGTTATGATTCACCAGCCTTCTGGTGGCGCACAAGGTCAGCAAACTGAAATTCAGATTGCGGCCGAAGAAATCTTAAAGACGCGTAAGATGATCAATGGTATTCTGGCTGAAAATTCTGGCCAGCCAATTGAACAAATCGAACGTGATACGGAACGCGACCACTACTTAACGGCCCAAGAAGCCGTTGATTATGGTCTGCTTGACGGAATCATGGTAAGCACACTATAA